A portion of the Mesobacillus sp. AQ2 genome contains these proteins:
- the tgt gene encoding tRNA guanosine(34) transglycosylase Tgt — MSAIRYELIKTCKQTGARLGRVHTPHGSFETPVFMPVGTLATVKTMSPEELVQMGAGIILSNTYHLWLRPGHEIVKEAGGLHKFMNWDRAILTDSGGFQVFSLSEFRKIEEEGVHFRNHLNGDKLFLSPEKAMEIQNALGSDIMMAFDECPPYPAEYDYMKKSVERTSRWAERCLTAHQRQQDQGLFGIVQGGEYEELRKQSAKDLVSMDFPGYAVGGLSVGEPKDVMNRVLEFTTPWLPSDKPRYLMGVGSPDSLIDGAIRGIDMFDCVLPTRIARNGTLMTSEGRLVVKNAKFARDFGPLDPNCDCYTCKNYSRAYIRHLIKTDETFGIRLTSYHNLHFLINLMEQVRQAIREDRLGDFRDEFFEQYGFNKPNAKNF; from the coding sequence TTGTCAGCAATCCGTTACGAATTAATTAAAACTTGTAAGCAGACAGGAGCGAGGCTAGGGCGGGTGCATACACCTCATGGCTCTTTTGAAACCCCTGTCTTCATGCCCGTTGGAACCCTGGCGACAGTCAAAACGATGTCACCTGAGGAATTGGTCCAGATGGGTGCCGGGATTATCCTGAGCAACACCTATCATCTTTGGCTGAGACCAGGCCATGAAATCGTCAAAGAAGCTGGAGGCCTCCATAAATTCATGAACTGGGACCGCGCGATTCTCACTGATTCAGGTGGTTTCCAGGTATTCTCTTTAAGCGAGTTCAGAAAAATCGAAGAAGAGGGCGTCCACTTCCGCAACCATTTGAATGGTGACAAGCTATTTCTTTCCCCTGAAAAGGCGATGGAGATTCAGAACGCTCTTGGATCCGATATCATGATGGCTTTTGATGAGTGCCCGCCATATCCAGCGGAATATGATTATATGAAAAAGTCAGTCGAAAGGACATCCCGCTGGGCCGAGCGCTGCCTGACAGCACATCAGCGTCAGCAGGACCAGGGATTATTCGGGATTGTCCAGGGCGGTGAATACGAAGAACTGAGGAAGCAGAGTGCAAAGGACCTGGTTTCTATGGACTTTCCTGGCTATGCAGTTGGCGGCCTGTCAGTCGGAGAACCGAAGGATGTCATGAACAGGGTACTAGAATTCACCACTCCATGGCTGCCATCCGACAAGCCTCGCTACCTGATGGGAGTTGGCTCACCGGATTCCTTGATTGATGGCGCCATCAGAGGTATCGATATGTTTGATTGCGTATTGCCTACACGTATCGCCCGGAATGGCACGCTGATGACAAGCGAGGGCAGGCTGGTTGTCAAGAACGCCAAGTTCGCGCGTGATTTTGGCCCATTGGATCCGAACTGTGACTGCTATACTTGCAAAAATTACAGCAGGGCATACATCCGTCATTTGATTAAAACGGATGAAACATTCGGAATTAGACTTACTTCTTATCATAATCTTCATTTTCTGATAAACTTAATGGAGCAGGTCAGAC
- the queA gene encoding tRNA preQ1(34) S-adenosylmethionine ribosyltransferase-isomerase QueA has protein sequence MKVDMFDFHLPEELIAQTPLEQRAESRLMVLNKETGSLEHDIFKNIKNYLMPGDCLVLNDTKVLPARLFGLKEDTGAKIEVLLLKQLEDDEWETLVKPAKRVKEGTKITFGDGLLTAVCTGEAEHGGRNMKFSYEGIFYEVLEQLGEMPLPPYIKEQLEDKDRYQTVYARERGSAAAPTAGLHFTESLLEDIKEMGVHIAFITLHVGLGTFRPVSVDSIEEHDMHSEFYQVTEGTALLLNTVREQGGRIITVGTTSTRTLETIATANDGKFVAENGWTSIFIYPGYEFKAIDGMITNFHLPKSTLIMLISALAGRENVLNAYNKAVEEKYRFFSFGDAMLIL, from the coding sequence ATGAAAGTAGATATGTTTGATTTTCATTTGCCGGAGGAACTGATTGCCCAGACTCCGCTTGAACAAAGAGCGGAAAGCAGACTGATGGTTTTGAATAAAGAAACGGGCAGCTTGGAACATGATATTTTCAAGAACATTAAAAACTATCTTATGCCAGGTGATTGCCTCGTCCTGAATGATACCAAGGTGCTTCCTGCAAGGCTTTTTGGCTTGAAAGAGGATACCGGAGCAAAGATTGAAGTGCTGCTTCTGAAACAGCTTGAGGATGATGAGTGGGAAACGCTTGTTAAACCGGCGAAAAGAGTGAAGGAAGGCACGAAAATCACTTTTGGCGACGGCCTTTTGACAGCGGTATGCACCGGAGAAGCCGAGCATGGCGGCAGGAACATGAAGTTCTCCTATGAAGGCATTTTCTATGAAGTACTCGAACAGCTTGGAGAAATGCCGCTTCCTCCTTATATCAAAGAGCAGCTGGAGGATAAGGACAGGTACCAGACGGTTTACGCAAGGGAAAGAGGATCTGCTGCGGCGCCGACTGCAGGCTTGCATTTTACAGAGAGCCTGTTGGAAGATATCAAGGAGATGGGCGTCCATATCGCTTTTATTACTCTCCATGTCGGACTGGGAACGTTCAGGCCTGTGAGTGTTGATTCCATCGAGGAGCACGATATGCACTCAGAATTTTACCAGGTAACCGAAGGTACGGCATTGCTTTTAAACACAGTTCGTGAACAGGGCGGCAGAATCATCACAGTGGGAACGACATCGACTCGGACACTGGAAACGATCGCCACAGCGAATGATGGTAAATTTGTCGCTGAAAATGGCTGGACAAGCATCTTCATCTATCCTGGTTATGAATTCAAGGCTATCGATGGGATGATCACCAATTTCCATTTGCCGAAGTCTACACTGATCATGCTGATCAGCGCTTTGGCTGGACGGGAAAATGTCCTGAATGCCTATAATAAAGCAGTTGAGGAAAAATATCGCTTTTTCAGTTTCGGAGATGCGATGCTGATTCTATAG